ATGGACCTTCACAAACGCGCTGTCTCGGGACGAAGCATTCTGCGCCCCAATGCTGAGTGGGCCATGACAACGCTGGCACAGCAGTTGCTAGACAAATTGGATAATGAGTCTCTCAAGGAGAAAGCAAATCTAGCAGGTGGAAAGACCCAGATTCTTTCCCAGCTAGAAAAGTCATTGAAGAGTCTTAACCTCGTATCTGGAaatcttgatggcttcaCAGATCAGCTCCTGACTCTTCATGGTGGAATCCACGTTTCCCCATACAAATCCGAGACGCATCCTCCACGCAatgaaaaagagaaatcACTTCTCGAAGCATTGCTGAAGTCTGAAAATGGTCACGATGTCACTCCATTCGGAGAAGATGTTTGTTCCATCGACAAGGCAGAGCGGGACTTCAAGCCTGTCACTCACGGCCAAGCACGGTTCACAAAGTTCAACATCGTCGATAAATTCGGCCAGGTCGTCTCACCGATCCATACACCGgatgtcatcaacaagaccaagcctCTATATCCCTGTCTCGGACGCACAATCGCGTGTCAGCCGAACGAAGCAGAGGGTGGAGGCTTTGCCAACAGTGTGGAACTAGACAAGGAGCACTGCTCGCAGTTTTTCCAACTCGGCCATCGCATCAATCAAGACGCGAGACTCAACGTTCAGTTCGTGGTGAATTCCGCTGATGCTTCTGCGCATCACGAGACAACGCAGTTCTTCAGTGGTGATTTTGAATCAGGAATCGGTCAGAGACACCATGTCTGGCGCCCTACCACAGAGTACGAGGATCCTGTCTGGGGCTGGCTTATGCTTGACTTTCGCACTATGGGCATCCAAGTCTACAACGCTGCTGGTGAGAGTATGGGTGAAGCTCTGGTGCCGGATAATATCCACGGCAAGGCATATTGGCAGGTTCACTACGCCGAGGGTGACATGTCTGAAGCAGCCAATGAGTCGTCGCAATTGCAACAGCTCATGAAGCGCATGTCTGACGCCAAGTTCCTCGTTGGTCTGTGGGCAATGCTTGCTGATGCGTGTCAAAACATTTACAACGACCCTTTGACAGGCGATGCGCAGATGCTCAATATGGTCGGACGGCCACTTGCGCTCGTCAATATCGGCATgaaccttgagcttgctACGCCTGTGATGCAGTCGCAGAGCTATCAagacttgttgaagaaagaggagatCAAACTCGATGAGTACAAATTTGAGGTCCTTCTTGGCGACAAGTCGAATCTGCGTGATGGACTCATCGGCTACTTTCCTCCATCGCCAGAGCCATCTCCACCAGTCGAGCCCGCTCCCATTCCACAGCCTCAAGACCGCGTCACAGACAAAGTCCCCGACATCAATTGCGTCTATACCGAGTTTGGTTATCCAGGACGTAACATCGTCGCGGGTGACAACCAGAAACCAGACTCGTTCGCCTCGCCCAGCTCGAGCAAAGTGTACCTCTCCCCTATGCATGTCGATCCCTCGAAGTGTATCCCCGATCCTTCCAAAGAATACGCCAAAGAATACgatgcagctgcagcttaCCACCGTGGCATCTGGAATCATCCTTCAACTGTTGTCCTGGGCGCTATCGTTGATCCCTACCAACCCGTTCATATCGCTACTGGTATTCTGCCATCTACAACACTAAAGCTTCCCCAGTGGATCATCGACCAGACTCTCAAGAAACTACGCATCCTCTTGCGCGGTGGACCTGTCCTCACACGATCAGACCTTCCAGGTATTGACACCAGCCTCGACTCATGGAAGAAGCCTATGAACCAGACCACGGCTGAAGCATGCATTCCCGCCCTAACGGACAAGGGCGAGTGGTCATGGCTACAGCCTAATCTGGCAGCGTATACCTTGcctggagatgatgatgagtacCTACCCCAGTTCGTGCCTTACAACTTGAAGTCGGCGCCTTCAGACTACCCTCTAGAAATGGGTCCGCATACGGTGCTCGAGGGTTTCTACAAGTTCGAGCTATCTCAGATGAAGCCAAAGGCGGAGTTGAGGCCTGGCAATCCAGCAGAGGGTGGCGACGCAAAGCAACAAACAGAAATGAAGAAGTAATTGAGCGCTGGAGGGTGAAATGCGATTGCCTAGTTGCGAACTTCTTCACCTGTACATAAatgtctgtctgtctttgGATGCTAGTTCTGTTTGCGTAGTTTCCCTTGATCCAATACCACAGTGTTTATTCCGAATCTCGCATACATAGCTCTGACTTAACTCCTTTAGATCGGGCCATGGGTCAATGCGATCAGACGATAACGACTCCTTACTATTGAACCTGTTCTTCAGAGGTTACTAAATACTGTTTAAATCTGTGTGCCATTGTGAAGCCCCTCACTCTATTTCTCATCGCTTGAGTCCATGCCTCTGAAACCAATTCTGGTGATGCTCCTCCTCCCACCTCTTCTCCGCCCTCCTCAACGTCGCCGAAGCATCCCAGAAATCCCTCTTCTGTGCCACATCCCTCGCCGTCCTCCCCTTATTATCCTTAATCGTCGGATCTGCCTTCCAATCCCTCAACACCCTAATAAcctccctcttctcatcgtcgccatcctCCGCCACACTAGCAGCATAGTGCAACGGCGTCCGTCCATCCGTTGTGCGAGCGTTAGGATCAGCATGCGCGTCATCAACCAGTAATTCGACAAGCGCCGTGGATGCATAGCGCGCTGCGAGGTGGAGGGGTGTGCGGCCCCCGTTGGCGCGCGCGTTGGGGTTGGCGGAGGAGCCGAGGAGGAGCATTGCTATGGCGAGGTGGTCGCGTTCTGCGGCGAGGTGGAGGGGTGTGAAGCCGTTTTGGTCGCGGGTTGAGGGGGAGGCGTGGCGGAGTGCGGAGTTGCAGGCCTGGATATCGCCGTTCCATGCTGCATCGAGGAGGATCTCTTCAGGGTCTTCTATGGGCGCTGGTGGCCTTGAAGGCTTAGCTTCCACTGGTGTCGGCTGCGCAGGTTTGATGCCTATgggttcttctttcttcaatgGCACCTCTGTTGGCTCTGCAGGCTCGGCCTTGGGTGACGGTGTTGGAAGATCGGCAAGGTcatcgtcaaccttgagcttcacgCCCTTTGGAGAATCTGGAGGAGTTTCATCGGTATTCTGTTGAGTCTTAGGTTCACCAGCATCTTTCTCGGGCTGTGTTGGCTTGTCCTCTGGCGTCACATCCTTCGCAGTCTCAACCTTGGGCTCAGTTGACACATCAGAGGGCGCTGACTTCGCAGCGTCCTCATCGACCGACTTCCGATATCGCCCTACAGGAGGAGGGTCCAAGTCAATTGAGCCCGCCCTGGACTTTGAACTAGGCTGCGCTGCGCTTGACCGTCGTGCATCAGGAGAATTTGAAGATTGCCCGGGAGCTGGTGGTGGTACTGGGTTGTTAAATCCGGGAGGAGCAGGTTTCATTAGAGCACGCCTGGAACAATTGTCAGAAAAGCAGCCGTGCAGGTAAGTTGAGCTATGACTTACGAGTAAATGTTGACCATCAGCTTGCTAAGAGCCGCCAATTGCTTCTCTAGCTCACCATCAGCCAACTTGATCTTCTCTTCCCACTCATCCTTATATTTGTAAGAGTTATAAAACtcctcaagaccaccaaACATGGTCCCTTCTAACCCATCACTGCTAATCTCTTGAAGCAGCTTCGTCATTTCGTCCAGTGCGGCTGTCGCATTCCTGATCGCTTCATCGATTTGCCTCCGCATGGGCTTCGCATCATCTCCCTCGATGATGTCGGGTCGTGCCTCGAGTGTATTCTGAATCTGGGTGATGGTGTCTCTTGCCGTTGTCGCCTTAGCGGATAGTTCATGGATCTCCTCGGGAGTCTTTTGGAGCTTCATGAACCAGTCCGTCCATTCTTTGGCAGTATCAGCATGCTTGCCTAGCGCTTCGATACCAGCGTATGCAGCAACAGCTTGAGGGAAATGTTTCATAAAGTCaaagcccttcttctttggttcATTCTCAGTCGGCTTCCCGGCTGGCTTTGCCTCTTGTTGCTCTGGAGATTTGACAGAGTGCCTTCGAGAGGACAGCTGTGGGTTCCCAGCACCTGAATAGCTGGGTCTCCTGCCTGTCGCCGAGTTATTCGTTTCATGAGAACGAAATGGCGAGTCTCCTCTTGATCGAGGTCGTCCTCGTAGCATGTCCGCTGCTAAATGAGGTGCTGGTCTATACACTGACGGAGGCGATCTCTTTCCCGCCCCGGGCGGACGTCTTGGTGAAGGCGGTGGCTCATAGGACGGACGTCTTCTTGGATCAGGTCGTGAGCTGTCCGTCGGGTAAGACCTCATTGGCGGACGAGCGACCACAGGCTTTGCAGAGGGCGGAAATGGTGGTGCTTCAGTTCCATAAGGTCGTGGCTTTTGATGTCGTTCTGGAGTCGGAGATCTACGACGGGATGTAGGCCGACTCTCATCCTCCGACATCCAGTCCGAATCTCTGGTCATGCGCCGTCTCAGCGCTCGTTGTACAGGCGCAGGTGGAGGTGGTCTCGCTTGAGGCGACACAGACCTGAAGCCTGAGTCCCTACGCCTTGGTCGCTCATAGTAGGATTGTCTCGGGCTTGATGAAGGTGGATATCGCGGTCGCCGACTTTCAGCCTCATAAGATCTTGATCTTTGTGCAGCGCCTACTCCTGGTGGAGGTCTCAACGGTCCCTCATTTTTTATCGTTGGCGGCGGATGACTTGGTGGGGGTCTCGAGTAAGACGCGCTCGGTGTTCTTAGAGGCGGTCTTTTTGGCGCGGGCGCTGGCGCAGGCTGAGGTTTCGGTCTGGTAGATGACCTCAACGAGGGAGCTTTCTTTGGCATTTTGCTCACAATAAAAGTGCCAAATCTCACTTGCACTTCGCAAATATCGCTCAGGTACAGGCCTCCTCTTAAGGAGAGGTAGATAAGCTAGCGACGGGTAATTCGCAAGATAAAACAGGCCCCAGGGACCGGCATGACGCCATGGCATGCATGTCACAGGCCCTATAGAAATCCGGGGCATCGAATTAATTGGTTCTGTAACGAGGGACGGGGTGAGCAGTGTGACGTGTCTGCTGATCCACCCTAGACCGGGGGATGATCAGAGACCCTTTTTGAGCGGGCCGTGACGGGGACCAAGGAAGATGGACTAGGGATCAATGTACAATTATATCACGCTATTCCCCACGAGAATACAATTGGATTGTTGGCATGTAAATTTCTGGACAGGCATATTGTagggccttgatctcgagaTCTTGCAGATGCAGTGCAACTCTTTGATGTAACAAGCAAATCTGGATACGTCTGTGGCTGTGTTTGCTTGCCTGTCGCATGATGGATGGCCTCATTCAAAATGGTTGTGTTGCCTGCCGCTGGGCTATGTCACATGATGCGCGAGTTAAAACTGTATGATCGATGCCTAATCCTGGTGAGATCAGGTTAGTCATGTAGGACGATTGTCAGCTGCCAAGATCACAATCCCAGTACATGAATAGACTTATTCTAGGCAGGAGATCGTCTGAGGCATATTTTCGCAAAAGTGTAACAACGGTGGAGAATTTATTCTATGATATGCACTATAATTAGTATTGAGAGTCCTATCAAGTAGATAGAGGCGAGTCTGAGTATGAGGGCGGACTCATCCGTGCCCATACACCCATCAAGTCAGCCCTGAAAGCCGCTGCAACAGGAAATGTCCTCTCTATCACCAATAGATTCTGCATAATACAATCCTGCTGCCAACCTTGCCAAGACCGTGCACCCGCAACTCGCAGTGGAAAAAGTACCAGTAacgaagagatggaagaatTATACAGAACAATATTTGTATGAGTCAATATGTTGACGACATGCATTTGTATCTCTTCTTCGCTCAAGTTGGGCGCCACAATCCCTTTGTCCTGCCAATATGGAATTTCATAGTCGAAAACTCCGGAGAGGTAGATACTTGTAGCTGAGAAGAATGCTTTGGTCAAGGGTGAGAAGCCCCCACTCACATTCTCAGCAGACTGTTGTTCTGAAGGTCCGTCTTTGGCTTCCCAGTCGACGAGAGATTGTCTTAGACGAAACCCTTCTTGAGCAACAGCAAAAGCTTCGTCAAGATGTTTCGTGACATCAACAGAATCTGCGTCCGAGTGATACAGCAGGTTTATCGCCCTAACATAAATCATTAAAAACCATGCTTCATAGAAGAAGGGATTACCTACCGAACACGAAGAGTTGAGCATGAGACGATGATATCCAAAAGTTCATCCAAACAGTCACTATCGCCTTGCTCTTTGGTCCTAATCTCGCGTGTGAGACATCTCCAGTCTGGTTTTGCAAGAAACGTTGGCTCATTGAAAATTATAGCCCGGCAGACTTCAAAGATTCGTATTTCGGTGAAAAAGCGTTGTCCATGACCTGATTTGCATGATGTTGGGCCTGCAACGACAAGAGCTTTGGAAGTACCGTGGACTAGGTGTTGTATCCATCCTTCGCCGGTCGCATCAGTCATGAGCTTTAATCTGTTAGCTTAGCCACAGTAAAGTGCCCTCGAAAACTGCTCACCTCGAACAGGCCAAGTAAGTGAGTAGTCCACAAGATGCGATGCCGCGCGTTAGGTTCTTGATCAAACTCCTCGAGGGCGTTTCTCAAGCCGAAAACAGACTTTGAGTAGTGATGAACAGCCAAGTTGTAAGTTTTGCTTGGATCAACACCTTCTGATGCGTTCAGCTTAACAGCTTGCATCGCTCCTAGCGAAAGAACAGCATCGTGAAGAAATGTCCCCGATCGTTGATCTTTCATCAAACCTATCACATCAGTGAAGATTTCCGTTCTCGGATTGCAGCTGTTCCGCCGTAGGAAAGTGTCAAAGTAGTGAGAAAGATAGTAGATCTGATCACCTGTAGGGTTGATATCCAGCCGGGGAGATTGATTTTTGCAGGTAGCAGCTGGAACTGGAGCCACGGTCTTCTTACCCGACTCATCCTGACTGATCCAAATCTGCTTaggcttctgcttctcaaaAGCACACTCAACCCTCCTCCTTACACAATTGCTGCACGGAACATTTCCAGAACACTGCACCACAAGGATCAGCCATGTACGATGACGAATGTCTCGGTACTTACCTTGAGATGGCTTGCAGCACATGCAAGGCACCGCGATCGTTTCTTGCGTCTATCGAATGGTCCAACCGGCATCTTCTCTTTACTCGCTCGCTGCGTTGATGCAGTTGGTGACTCGACAAGGGAAGAGGCTGGGTTTATACTCAAAGTGGTATCGATTGAGCgagatgagcttggcatGTCGCGATACCCTTTTCGGAAACAATTGAGCGACGCTAGTGCCCTGAACCAATCATGTTGTTAGCTTGGCGGGGAGCTGAAGTTCAACTTTCGTCAGCGAGTAAGCTCGGGCAGAAAACGTTTCTTGGCACATGAGGCTTTTGGGGATGGGAAATGCCAATTCGCTCGAACTTGACTGCTTTGAGTATGGTAGAGGCTGTGTTTCTGGAATGACTATGGAAGATCCCACGAGTTTGGGTTTAAGCTTTACCGATAATGTAACGAATCCTGCGAGCTTAGACATCTAGTACCAGAACTCCGATGCTACTTCATGATGGATATCTTTTCTGCTGATTATAAGATGCCTTTCCATCCCTCTCATTACCATCtccgtcaacaccatcatccaAAATTCAAGCTCACATTACCTTCTTTCATTCACTACAACCAAGTTATTTACTTGACAACTTCACTATGCagttctctcttctctttctctcccttgTCGGGGCTGGAAATGCCATCCTTCTCCCCAAGCCAAGCGGTCCATACGGCACTGCCCTTCGCATCGAGGGCATGACCGACAAAAGCCGCATCGACCCCTACGACCCTAAGAAAGGACATCGACAAGTCCTGGCCTCAATCTTCTGGCCCGTCGACTCATCATCTTGCTCAAACAAGGTCGTCCCATACATGCCCCCTGCTACAGCCAAAGCATACGGACAGCAGGTAGCGCAGTTGGGTCTATCGAACGATACCTTTTCCGCTCTCGAGTTTCAGGTCTGCAAGACTCCTATTTCTCAGAAGGGATGcgagaccgagaagaagtcgtTTCCTGTTGCTGTCTTCTCGCCTGGTGCTGGCAACTCGAGGTTGATTTACAGCCTCATGGCTCGCTCGCTGGCTAGTTATGGCAACGTCGTGGTTCTGATTGACCATCCCTACGATCCTCCCGTTGTTGAGTTTCCTGACGGAAAGATCATCAAGGGAGGAAACATCCCCGATGACCCGAAATCTAATCAGCAGTTGGGTTCGGTGTGTATACATCTATCGTCTCGTGTCGCACAATGAATTTGCTAACTCTTCATAGGTCAAGGCAAAGGACATCTCCTTCACCATCTCAGAGCTTCTACGTCCCTCTTTCCAAAAGAAGgtcttcaagggtcttccAGGCTCAatcgacaacaagaagatcgtCGCCCTCGGTCATTCCCTCGGCGGTGCCAGCGCAGCTATAGCAATGCTATCAGACAACCGAATCCGTGGCGGAATGGACCTGGACGGTCAGATCTTCGAACCTGCTCTCAGCAAGGGTCTCGACAAGCCATTCTTTCTCATCGGCCGCCCTAACCACAGTAAGGAAGACACCACATGGAAGACGTTCTACGCCAAGCTGCGAGgacccaagaaggagattgctGTCAAGGACACTGTTCACGGATCGTTCACTGATTACCCTCAAGTCCTCAAGGCTCTCGGTCTGCCAGAGGCTCTTATGAAGGCCATAGAGCAACAAGTTGGAACTGCAGAGCCTTCATATCTTCAGAACTTCCTTTCCAAGACTGTTGTGGATTACATGaagctttcttttgcttACAAGGGCAAGAACTAGATACATCCTCTGTTCCCTTGCTTCATAGGACAGATACATCATCAGGGCATAGTGTCACGGATCCGACTCTCATATCGCTTGTATAACTTTCATGCCATTGTGcatctttaattatagatttTAAAGACACGATTATAGAATTGAACTTTAGTATTCGTCACTGATCCTATCCGTATCGTGCATGGGCTTTGCGCAACCCTTGCCTGAGTCTTGAATCTGGGAACTTTAAGACCCGAAGCATTGATTGACTTTAAAGGCAATTCAGGTCAGGTCAAGCCTATGCTATTATGGCACGATCAGAATATTTTAAAGTCTTTTTAGCGGCGCTACTATCCTTAGTATTGGCTCGAGGgctcaacatcgtcatctgACGAGTTCATTCGTCCAAGCAGTGAAGTCACGTTCTGATATGGTGGTTAGTGCAGATAATAACTCCACGACAGCCTTTTGAGCCAATCGAATGAATCCTTGTATGTAAGCATCCTTGGGGAGCATTTTAAAAGTGATGTTCGAGCAGTTCTTACTAGGTCCGTAGCGGCAGTTGGGAACAAAAGTGTCAACGCTATAACTAATAAGTGCCAGGCTAGGATCTGTCATACCGTGATCTATCTGTCAGGACTGAGGGACTCTTAGCTGCGCCATCGTCATTATTCTTGGCATTGAGGCACCATGGTTTGCTTAAAAATGTCAGCGAAGAGTCTTACTATAGATGGTCTTCTTTCACTTTCCAGTTCCACTGAATATCAATGACTTCCAAATTATTCCTTCGACACTAAAATATCGTTAGTAGTGACGTCTTTCGAGACTATTTCGATGGCCCAAAAAGGAACATAGACAGTTCTAGGCTGACCGAAAGCTGAAAGTTGGTTGATAGCTTCTTGAGATAAAATCACAACGTGGCATAAATCGGATCGATAGTGACAGCAATTATGTATTCAGTCAGCCTTTCTGCCTTATATCCCCCAAATACTGAAGTATTTAGTATGGCCACTTGAAAGAAGTAGAAATATTAACAGAAAAGGGTTCCGCATCCGTGAGTGACTTCACCCGTCCAAGCATATGCTCCAACTGTCTAAACGCAGCAGGCGGCGCATACTGCGGAACCATATGTCCACTAGTCTTAACCGTTGCCAACGTGAACCCTCTCTCCGAGTGAACCGATCCCTGAACACTACCACCTGCCCAGTTCTCAACATTGCTCTCAGTGTTGTTAATAATAGGAACAACAAACTCTGCACTCGGTGCAGTCTGGAAACCCTGCTTGCCGTTCCATTTAAGACCCTGGACGGCTAAGGCTGTTGTGTTGGAAGTGATGATATAATCAGCCATACCAGATCCGATCATGACATTGTTGGTCTTCTCAACGAGAGTTTGGAACTTCTTCTCGTGCTCGGCGGGGTCATAtctgtcatcatcgccgacaAAGACTGGGCCTGAGCACGATGCCCATTCCTTGGGGTTAGCTGGGGCGTGGATTGCCTTGCGGACACCGGGGATATTGAAGAAGAGTGTTGCGCCGGGAGGAGTGTACTGAACAGAGGGGAAACCGAGTACATCCCAAAGAACCGGGCAGGTATCTTGGACGTGGTAAACGTTGAAGCAAGGATTGATGACAGTGTTGACCTCTTCGAAATGAGCAGTGATGTCGCATCCCTTGACCTGAACAGGCTTCCAAGGTGCCGGAGGGGGAGGATACGTAAGATGAGTCTCACGATACTTATCCAATCCACATTTCTCATTATCGTTATCAAGAATCTTCTTGTTTTTATCCGGAATCGCAAATACACTCTCCCAATGCCTGAAGAAGCCCGGGAAAGCAGCATGGTCAAGGCGTAGCTTATCAGCATACGGCATGACAGGATCGTAGTAAAGAGCGCCCTTGACGTTATAGTATTTTGTATCCTTCTTGTCGAGCATGGCAGCGCCGACGTAGGGAACATAGACACCAGCGTAGCTTTCGCCGGTAACGTAAAGCTTTTTGCCTTGCAGGCCAAAAGTGTCAACGAGGTTCTTCCACCATTCGACGAATTGGGCTGCTGTTTCGGTGTTGTTCTTTGCTGTCACGTGGCCGGTTGAGAAGCCAGTGCCAATGGGATATTCAACCCTGAATAATTGTCAGTCGGTCATGGTACTTTTGTGAATGGTAAGATCCTACCAGATGACGTTGGCGAGTTTGTGCCATGACCAGGCATTTGGCACAGGCTTGTAAGTTCCATATTTCCACGAGAACGGGCCATTCTCTTGTGTAAGACCTAATAATCGCGTCAGTAATGAAAGAATCAAAAAGGTTTATCAAAATACCTTCTAGAGAGGAGCAGCCTGGTCCTCCATTGAACCAAATCACGACATCGTCCTTTCCAGCTGGGTTAACAGTCGGGAAGAACCAATAGAAGAACTTGGGATCTTTGGAGCCAGTCTTCTTCCAGTCAACAGGGATTTGACCAGCATAGCTTTCACCGATATCAAATGAGACGTCGGGGATTCCCGTAGATGGGACATAATAAGCTGGTCAAGGGTTAGTCACATGTATCAAGTTCGTTGCGCCATCAACTCACGAGAAGTCTTTTTATTGTAGTACTGAGCATGCGCAGGCTTGGATGTACGAGGATGAATAACCGAAGCATTCGTCAAGGCAACAAAGCCCAAGACTGACAAAAGGGCAGTTTTCAAACCCATATTGACGTACAAGAATCCTTTACAGTTGAGAGAAAGCCCGGTACTGCCGGAGAAGACAGGCAGCACTGTTGATATTTATACGATCGTCATACATACTTGCAATAATTCCCCCTAACATAGCCCGACGATCAGAGGAACTTTTGCCAAGATAAAGTCCTACTCAACAGGGTACACAACATAGTAAACAAGCCTGCACGGAAGTTCGGCATGAATACTTATCTGTGCCTTCCTAATGCAGCTATTTGCGGGGTTCGTGATATCAGCATCGTGGTACGATAAGCTGTTCGTGTCGATCGCTAGGCGGGAGGATCCCATTGGCTGGGCCGTTTGACAAAAGTTCGATGGAGGGCGGTTGACCAATTGATTGAGGGAGAGGCTTCGCTTAGACTTTTGTGACAAGaa
This genomic stretch from Fusarium fujikuroi IMI 58289 draft genome, chromosome FFUJ_chr09 harbors:
- a CDS encoding related to PAF acetylhydrolase family protein, whose translation is MQFSLLFLSLVGAGNAILLPKPSGPYGTALRIEGMTDKSRIDPYDPKKGHRQVLASIFWPVDSSSCSNKVVPYMPPATAKAYGQQVAQLGLSNDTFSALEFQVCKTPISQKGCETEKKSFPVAVFSPGAGNSRLIYSLMARSLASYGNVVVLIDHPYDPPVVEFPDGKIIKGGNIPDDPKSNQQLGSVKAKDISFTISELLRPSFQKKVFKGLPGSIDNKKIVALGHSLGGASAAIAMLSDNRIRGGMDLDGQIFEPALSKGLDKPFFLIGRPNHSKEDTTWKTFYAKLRGPKKEIAVKDTVHGSFTDYPQVLKALGLPEALMKAIEQQVGTAEPSYLQNFLSKTVVDYMKLSFAYKGKN
- a CDS encoding related to serine-type carboxypeptidase f precursor — its product is MGLKTALLSVLGFVALTNASVIHPRTSKPAHAQYYNKKTSPYYVPSTGIPDVSFDIGESYAGQIPVDWKKTGSKDPKFFYWFFPTVNPAGKDDVVIWFNGGPGCSSLEGLTQENGPFSWKYGTYKPVPNAWSWHKLANVIWVEYPIGTGFSTGHVTAKNNTETAAQFVEWWKNLVDTFGLQGKKLYVTGESYAGVYVPYVGAAMLDKKDTKYYNVKGALYYDPVMPYADKLRLDHAAFPGFFRHWESVFAIPDKNKKILDNDNEKCGLDKYRETHLTYPPPPAPWKPVQVKGCDITAHFEEVNTVINPCFNVYHVQDTCPVLWDVLGFPSVQYTPPGATLFFNIPGVRKAIHAPANPKEWASCSGPVFVGDDDRYDPAEHEKKFQTLVEKTNNVMIGSGMADYIITSNTTALAVQGLKWNGKQGFQTAPSAEFVVPIINNTESNVENWAGGSVQGSVHSERGFTLATVKTSGHMVPQYAPPAAFRQLEHMLGRVKSLTDAEPFSVNISTSFKWPY